In a genomic window of Sulfurimonas denitrificans DSM 1251:
- a CDS encoding ABC transporter ATP-binding protein translates to MERLEVKGLNHSFGFTKILHDINFTLNKGKVLSIVGPSGGGKTTLMHLCADLLDVEEGSVTNTFSSSAFAFQEARLLPWKNVIDNIALALIAKGEKKSEAIKKSQAIALKFGLDEDDFDKFPKDLSGGMKQRVSFARALVTKPSLLFLDEPFSALDIGLKKELQSVLIDMISKKELSVLFITHDLMEAIRLSDEMLLLKADPGHIVKKFRFDIVQNQRDDKYVYGKSAEILQDSEIISTFELELKS, encoded by the coding sequence ATGGAGAGATTAGAAGTTAAGGGGCTAAACCACAGTTTTGGCTTCACTAAAATACTACACGATATAAACTTCACATTAAACAAAGGCAAGGTTCTCTCGATAGTCGGACCAAGTGGAGGCGGTAAAACAACACTTATGCACCTTTGCGCTGACTTGCTTGATGTCGAAGAGGGAAGTGTAACAAATACATTTTCAAGCAGTGCGTTTGCTTTTCAAGAAGCGCGCCTTCTTCCATGGAAAAATGTGATTGACAATATCGCTTTAGCTCTTATTGCAAAAGGCGAGAAAAAGAGTGAAGCTATAAAAAAATCTCAGGCAATTGCCCTAAAATTTGGGCTTGATGAAGATGATTTTGATAAATTTCCAAAAGATTTGAGCGGTGGTATGAAGCAGAGAGTTTCCTTTGCAAGAGCGTTAGTTACAAAACCATCGCTACTGTTTTTAGATGAGCCTTTCTCTGCGCTTGATATTGGGCTCAAAAAAGAGCTTCAGAGCGTTTTGATAGATATGATAAGTAAAAAAGAGTTAAGCGTTCTCTTCATCACTCACGACTTGATGGAGGCTATCCGCCTAAGTGATGAGATGTTGCTTTTAAAGGCAGACCCAGGGCATATTGTCAAAAAATTTAGATTTGATATAGTACAAAATCAAAGAGACGATAAGTATGTTTATGGCAAAAGTGCCGAGATACTACAAGATAGCGAGATAATAAGTACATTTGAGCTGGAGCTAAAATCATGA
- a CDS encoding NnrS family protein has product MSHVEEKEQQLRATNHYLYYPDEKDVPAYLAYGFRPIFLLLAPYMIISMILWGLVWSGVLNIPFMENVLVWHVYEMIFGILTAGTMAFLTTGLPELFPGFVPIIGKKLKNVMILWIAGRVSFWFIDVTGVYLAAILNLAMLGWLIWFAKDAVLDKLQRHASLGYTMLALLIIEAWFFASMAGHATTPAMDILKVALGASVILILLAMRRVNMEAVNELMEDKGIDDVYIARPPVTNLAIFSVMAFTIVEFLYPNNSALGWLGFAAGAGILGITGDYILKDKVIINQPFVIYLSLIFILLGAGYALMGYAILSGEIQNISHFRHFVTSGGYGLAYMMVMIIIGWIHTGRHLTSNIYTHLMVGLIVVATLIRGLIPYFEEYSSTLYMLSALIWTIPFMLYIKQFKSFLMAPRADGIKG; this is encoded by the coding sequence ATGAGTCATGTAGAAGAAAAAGAGCAACAATTACGCGCAACAAACCACTATCTATACTACCCTGATGAGAAGGATGTTCCTGCGTATCTAGCGTATGGTTTTAGACCTATATTTCTGCTTCTTGCACCGTACATGATAATCTCTATGATTTTATGGGGACTTGTTTGGAGTGGAGTTTTAAATATCCCTTTCATGGAAAATGTCTTAGTCTGGCACGTTTATGAGATGATTTTTGGAATACTCACAGCTGGGACTATGGCGTTTTTAACGACTGGACTTCCTGAACTTTTTCCTGGTTTTGTTCCTATCATCGGAAAAAAACTCAAGAATGTGATGATTTTATGGATTGCTGGACGAGTTAGCTTTTGGTTTATAGATGTAACTGGTGTTTATCTTGCAGCCATACTAAACCTGGCTATGCTTGGATGGCTTATCTGGTTTGCAAAAGATGCTGTACTTGACAAGCTTCAAAGACACGCTTCACTTGGATACACCATGTTAGCTCTGCTCATCATAGAAGCGTGGTTTTTCGCTTCAATGGCTGGACATGCTACAACTCCTGCGATGGATATACTAAAAGTTGCACTTGGTGCTAGTGTTATCTTGATACTTCTTGCTATGCGACGTGTAAACATGGAAGCGGTAAATGAACTTATGGAAGATAAAGGTATAGATGATGTATATATCGCCCGTCCTCCTGTTACAAACCTTGCCATCTTTAGCGTTATGGCGTTTACAATTGTGGAGTTTTTATACCCAAACAACTCAGCTCTTGGATGGCTTGGTTTTGCTGCTGGAGCTGGGATTTTAGGCATTACTGGTGACTATATACTAAAAGATAAAGTAATTATCAATCAACCATTCGTCATCTATTTAAGCCTGATTTTTATACTTCTTGGCGCTGGTTATGCTCTTATGGGCTATGCAATTTTAAGCGGTGAGATTCAAAACATATCTCATTTTAGACATTTTGTTACAAGCGGTGGTTATGGTCTTGCTTACATGATGGTTATGATAATCATAGGTTGGATACATACAGGAAGACATCTAACGTCAAATATCTATACGCACTTAATGGTAGGTTTGATTGTAGTGGCGACACTTATAAGAGGCTTGATTCCTTATTTTGAGGAGTATTCAAGCACACTCTATATGCTCTCTGCCCTAATTTGGACCATTCCATTTATGCTCTATATAAAGCAGTTTAAGAGCTTTTTAATGGCTCCTAGAGCTGATGGCATTAAAGGCTAA